The following proteins come from a genomic window of Flavobacteriales bacterium:
- a CDS encoding DUF3703 domain-containing protein: MKLHWAMPTQVRPYYGAELRKSEEARTLGDLQLEWHHLERAHILGQRWPLEHNAVHWRMLKFGFRTKNMREIIGQLPRLVFGGVKSFAGTVPIGNTGGANVPALKPLALPDDLAAILNDTFAV, translated from the coding sequence ATGAAGCTTCATTGGGCCATGCCGACGCAGGTGCGGCCATACTACGGAGCAGAGTTGCGCAAGAGCGAAGAGGCTCGCACGCTCGGCGATCTGCAACTCGAATGGCACCATCTCGAGCGGGCCCATATTCTCGGCCAGCGTTGGCCCTTGGAGCACAACGCGGTGCATTGGCGCATGCTGAAGTTCGGGTTCCGTACCAAGAACATGCGCGAGATCATCGGACAGTTGCCGCGTCTGGTCTTCGGTGGGGTGAAGAGCTTCGCGGGCACGGTGCCGATCGGGAATACGGGCGGAGCGAATGTGCCGGCGCTGAAGCCGCTGGCGTTACCAGACGACCTAGCAGCGATACTCAATGACACCTTTGCCGTGTGA
- a CDS encoding methylmalonyl-CoA mutase family protein has protein sequence MSFVQAPPYTPKNKIRVVTAASLFDGHDAAINIMRRIIQSTGAEVIHLGHDRSVEDVVNTAIQEDAHAIAMTSYQGGHNEYFKYMFDLLKEKGAGHIKIFGGGGGTILPSEIEELHDYGITRIYHPDDGRAMGLQGMINDLLEKADFDLSDKVNGEAKKLSPQNWPAIAKLISTAENHPEVFGKIADEIHKKAEASKAPILGITGTGGAGKSSMVDELIRRFILDSGSSPEGQQRTIGVISVDPSKRKTGGALLGDRIRMNSIRGERVYMRSLATRQSNLALSKHVKEAVSILKAAGFDLIILETSGIGQSDTEILDHSDVSLYIMTPEFGAATQLEKIDMLDFADVVAINKFDKRGALDALRDVKKQYKRNHQLWDANDDDLPVVGTIASQFNDPGTNTLYARLMKKIAEKTGVDFQSTFHAHDEMSEKVWIIPPAKSRYLSEISENNRRYDAHVRKQAEIADKLYGLYSAVLTFGGPDLLEASSLKTQASSSTPNKLEASGLQLEALISKFESIKKDLDPHLWSMLQNWKAEEAKYSGEFYIYQVRGKEIKVPNHTESLSHLKIPKVALPKFKSWGDKVRWAMQENTPGFFPYTAGIYPFKRQGEDPARMFAGEGGPERTNKRFHYVSQGMPAKRLSTAFDSVTLYGHDPGRRPDIYGKVGNSGVSICCLDDAKKLYSGFDLTAPNTSVSMTINGPAPMLLGFFMNAAIDQNCEKYIRANGLVEEVEKRIRERWEAAGHGPRAAGSTADKPEARGPKPTAPRYHGDIPQGNDGLGLLLLGITGDQVLPADVYAKIKADTLAQVRGTVQADILKEDQAQNTCIFSTEFALRLMGDVQQYFIDQKVRNFYSVSISGYHIAEAGANPISQLAFTLANGFTYVEYYLSRGMDINAFAPNLSFFFSNGMDPEYAVMGRVARRLWAKALKHRYGADERSQMLKYHIQTSGRSLHAQEIDFNDIRTTLQALYAIYDNCNSLHTNAYDEAITTPTEESVRRAMAIQLIINRELGLAKNENPLQGSFIIEELTDLVEEAVLTEFDRITERGGVLGAMETMYQRSRIQEESLYYETLKHTGEYPIIGVNTFLSSKGSPTILPKEVIRATEEEKEAQIATVENLRTAYADEAAKAIKDLQQAAIKNENMFEVLMEATKYCSLGQLTAAMFEVGGQYRRNM, from the coding sequence ATGTCCTTCGTCCAAGCTCCTCCCTACACCCCCAAGAACAAGATCCGCGTCGTTACCGCCGCCTCGTTGTTCGATGGCCACGATGCCGCGATCAACATCATGCGGCGGATCATCCAGAGCACCGGTGCTGAGGTGATCCACCTGGGGCACGACCGCAGCGTGGAGGATGTGGTGAACACCGCGATCCAGGAGGATGCCCACGCCATCGCCATGACCAGCTACCAGGGCGGGCATAACGAGTACTTCAAGTACATGTTCGACCTGCTGAAGGAGAAGGGCGCGGGGCACATCAAGATCTTCGGCGGCGGCGGCGGCACCATACTGCCCAGCGAGATCGAGGAGCTGCACGATTACGGCATCACGCGCATCTACCACCCGGATGACGGCCGCGCGATGGGCCTGCAGGGCATGATCAACGACCTGCTGGAGAAGGCCGACTTCGACCTGAGCGACAAGGTGAACGGCGAGGCCAAGAAGCTGAGCCCGCAGAACTGGCCGGCCATCGCCAAGCTGATCAGCACCGCCGAGAACCACCCCGAAGTGTTCGGCAAGATCGCCGACGAGATCCACAAGAAGGCCGAAGCGAGCAAGGCCCCGATCCTCGGCATCACGGGCACGGGCGGCGCGGGCAAGAGCAGCATGGTGGACGAGCTGATCCGCCGCTTCATCCTGGATTCCGGGTCAAGCCCGGAAGGACAGCAGCGGACGATCGGCGTGATCAGCGTGGACCCGAGCAAGCGCAAGACCGGCGGTGCGCTGCTGGGCGACCGCATCCGCATGAACAGCATCCGCGGCGAGCGCGTGTACATGCGCAGCCTCGCCACGCGCCAGAGCAACCTCGCGCTGAGCAAGCACGTGAAGGAGGCCGTGAGCATCCTGAAGGCCGCGGGCTTCGACCTGATCATCCTGGAGACCAGCGGCATCGGCCAGAGCGATACCGAGATCCTGGACCACAGCGACGTCTCGCTCTACATCATGACGCCGGAGTTCGGCGCGGCCACGCAGCTGGAGAAGATCGACATGCTCGACTTCGCCGACGTGGTGGCCATCAACAAGTTCGACAAGCGCGGCGCCCTCGATGCCCTGCGCGACGTGAAGAAGCAGTACAAGCGCAACCACCAGCTGTGGGACGCCAACGACGATGACCTGCCCGTGGTGGGCACCATCGCCAGCCAGTTCAACGATCCCGGCACCAACACGCTGTACGCGCGGCTCATGAAGAAGATCGCCGAGAAGACGGGCGTCGACTTCCAGAGCACCTTCCACGCCCACGACGAGATGAGCGAGAAGGTGTGGATCATCCCCCCCGCCAAGAGCCGTTACCTGAGCGAGATCAGCGAGAACAACCGCCGCTACGATGCCCACGTGCGCAAGCAGGCGGAGATCGCGGACAAGCTTTACGGGCTGTACAGTGCGGTGTTGACCTTCGGTGGTCCTGACCTGCTCGAAGCTTCAAGCCTCAAGACTCAAGCTTCAAGCTCGACCCCGAACAAGCTTGAGGCTAGTGGCTTGCAGCTTGAAGCCCTCATTTCGAAGTTCGAGTCCATCAAGAAGGACCTCGACCCCCACCTCTGGTCCATGCTCCAGAACTGGAAGGCCGAGGAGGCGAAGTACAGCGGCGAGTTCTACATCTACCAGGTGCGCGGCAAGGAGATCAAGGTGCCCAACCACACCGAGAGCCTCAGTCACCTGAAGATCCCGAAGGTGGCGCTGCCGAAGTTCAAGAGCTGGGGCGACAAGGTGCGCTGGGCCATGCAGGAGAACACGCCGGGCTTCTTCCCCTACACCGCGGGCATCTACCCCTTCAAGCGCCAGGGCGAGGACCCCGCGCGGATGTTCGCCGGCGAAGGCGGTCCGGAGCGCACGAACAAGCGCTTCCACTACGTGAGCCAGGGTATGCCGGCCAAGCGCCTCAGCACCGCTTTCGACAGCGTCACGCTCTACGGCCACGACCCCGGTCGTCGTCCGGACATCTACGGCAAGGTGGGCAACAGCGGCGTGAGCATCTGCTGCCTCGATGATGCCAAGAAGCTCTACAGCGGCTTCGACCTCACCGCGCCCAACACCAGCGTGAGCATGACCATCAACGGTCCCGCGCCCATGCTGCTCGGCTTCTTCATGAACGCCGCGATCGACCAGAACTGCGAGAAGTATATCCGCGCCAATGGTCTCGTTGAGGAAGTGGAAAAGCGGATACGAGAGAGATGGGAGGCTGCGGGCCATGGGCCACGGGCTGCGGGCTCGACCGCGGATAAGCCCGAAGCCCGAGGCCCGAAGCCCACGGCCCCGCGTTACCATGGCGACATCCCCCAAGGCAACGACGGTCTGGGTCTGCTCCTGCTCGGTATCACTGGCGACCAGGTGCTCCCGGCCGACGTCTACGCCAAGATCAAAGCCGACACCCTCGCCCAGGTCCGCGGCACCGTGCAGGCCGACATCCTCAAAGAGGACCAGGCGCAGAACACCTGCATCTTCAGCACCGAGTTCGCGCTGCGTTTGATGGGCGACGTTCAGCAGTACTTCATCGACCAAAAGGTCCGCAACTTCTACAGCGTCAGCATCAGCGGCTACCACATCGCGGAGGCCGGCGCCAACCCCATTTCGCAGCTCGCGTTCACGCTGGCCAACGGCTTCACCTACGTGGAGTACTACCTCAGCCGGGGCATGGACATCAACGCCTTCGCGCCCAACCTGAGCTTCTTCTTCAGCAACGGGATGGACCCCGAGTACGCCGTGATGGGCCGCGTGGCGCGTCGCCTCTGGGCCAAGGCGCTCAAGCACCGCTACGGCGCCGACGAGCGCAGCCAGATGCTCAAGTACCACATCCAGACCAGCGGCCGCAGCCTGCACGCGCAGGAGATCGACTTCAACGACATCCGCACCACGTTGCAGGCGCTGTACGCCATCTACGACAACTGCAACAGCCTGCACACCAACGCCTACGACGAGGCCATCACCACGCCCACCGAGGAAAGCGTGCGCCGCGCCATGGCCATCCAGCTCATCATCAACCGCGAGCTCGGCCTGGCCAAGAACGAGAACCCGTTGCAGGGCAGCTTCATCATCGAAGAATTGACGGATCTCGTCGAGGAAGCGGTGTTGACGGAGTTCGATCGGATCACGGAACGTGGTGGGGTCTTGGGTGCGATGGAAACGATGTACCAGCGCAGCCGCATCCAGGAGGAAAGCTTGTACTACGAGACCTTGAAGCACACGGGTGAGTATCCCATCATCGGGGTGAATACCTTCCTGTCGAGCAAAGGATCACCGACGATCTTGCCGAAAGAGGTCATCAGAGCTACGGAAGAGGAGAAAGAAGCCCAGATAGCGACCGTCGAGAATCTCCGAACTGCTTATGCGGATGAGGCGGCCAAAGCCATCAAAGACCTCCAGCAAGCTGCGATCAAGAATGAGAACATGTTCGAAGTGTTGATGGAAGCCACCAAGTACTGTAGTCTCGGTCAACTCACTGCGGCCATGTTCGAAGTCGGCGGACAGTACAGAAGGAATATGTGA
- a CDS encoding type II toxin-antitoxin system HicB family antitoxin — MKTTRELTAIIEREGNGYVSLCPELDVASQGDTVEEARANLIEALELFFETASPSEVRERLHDEVLVTRVKVAV; from the coding sequence ATGAAAACCACCCGCGAGCTCACCGCCATCATCGAACGTGAGGGCAACGGCTATGTGTCGCTATGCCCGGAGTTGGACGTGGCCAGCCAAGGCGATACCGTGGAAGAGGCGCGAGCTAACTTGATCGAGGCCCTCGAGCTGTTCTTCGAGACCGCCTCACCCAGCGAGGTGCGCGAGCGGCTTCACGATGAAGTGCTGGTGACCCGCGTGAAAGTGGCGGTGTGA
- a CDS encoding heavy-metal-associated domain-containing protein, which produces MKQLTTLLFAFCTLGLSAQTGAVSPPAKGKKTATIAIQSTGICDMCEKTIETELVYTKGVKKVDVDLSTAAVSVTYDPRKTDADKLRAALTKLGYSADGTPGNASAFAKLPQCCQNEGCGKLPVKQ; this is translated from the coding sequence ATGAAACAGCTGACCACCCTGCTCTTTGCCTTTTGCACACTGGGCCTATCTGCACAAACCGGTGCAGTTTCCCCGCCCGCCAAAGGCAAGAAGACCGCCACCATCGCCATCCAGAGCACTGGCATCTGCGATATGTGCGAGAAGACCATCGAGACCGAACTCGTCTATACCAAGGGCGTGAAGAAGGTGGATGTGGACCTCAGCACCGCTGCCGTGAGCGTGACCTACGATCCGCGCAAGACCGACGCGGACAAATTGCGTGCAGCACTCACCAAGCTGGGGTACTCCGCTGATGGTACACCGGGTAATGCCTCAGCATTTGCCAAGTTGCCCCAATGCTGCCAGAATGAAGGCTGCGGCAAGTTGCCGGTGAAGCAATGA
- the cadA gene encoding cadmium-translocating P-type ATPase: protein MSTHHALAVRSTWRTYLPAIVSFILLLSGIAIDQLAPQLWQQARWRFAWYLAAYLPVGLPVLVNAVRAIAKGAVFSEFFLMSVATIGAFYIKEYPEGVAVMLFYAVGELFQDAAVDRAKRNIQALLDVRPDTANVLRDGVPVETPAAEVKVGDILRIRVGDRVPLDGKLLSEKAAFDTAALTGESVPRTIVNDAPVLAGMIAADKVVDMEVTKPFGESSLARILDLVQNAAKSKAPTELFIRRFARIYTPIVVALALGIVLVPMVMIQPYVFNDWLYRALIFLVISCPCALVISIPLGYFGGIGAASRKGILLKGGNYLDVLTKVNTVVMDKTGTLTEGVFAVQEVKPAESTSAEQLLGVVKAMEAHSTHPIAKAVLEHPQGDAMGEATNVEEISGHGMRGTVQGKEVLVGNARLLKKFNVPYPADVDVVEDTIVVCAIGGSYAGYLTVADKVKADAQQAVNELRASGVREIVMLSGDKTAITQRVAAKLGIHKAFGDLLPEDKVARMREVKKNPVAVVAFVGDGINDAPVLALSDVGIAMGGLGSDVAIETADVVLQNDKPSSIAEAIRIGKATKRVVTQNIVLAFGVKAIVLVLGAGGLATLWEAVFADVGVALLAILNASRMR, encoded by the coding sequence ATGAGCACCCATCACGCCCTTGCTGTTCGTTCCACGTGGCGGACCTACCTACCCGCCATTGTTTCGTTCATCCTGCTACTCAGCGGCATCGCCATCGACCAGCTGGCACCGCAGCTCTGGCAACAGGCCCGGTGGCGTTTCGCCTGGTACTTGGCCGCGTACCTGCCGGTAGGCTTGCCGGTGCTGGTGAATGCGGTACGTGCCATCGCGAAGGGCGCGGTCTTCAGCGAGTTCTTCCTGATGAGTGTGGCCACTATCGGCGCCTTCTACATCAAGGAGTACCCCGAAGGCGTGGCGGTGATGCTGTTCTACGCCGTGGGCGAACTCTTTCAGGATGCTGCGGTGGACAGGGCCAAGCGCAATATCCAGGCCTTGCTGGATGTACGTCCGGATACCGCGAACGTGCTGCGCGACGGCGTCCCGGTGGAAACGCCCGCTGCTGAGGTGAAGGTCGGTGACATCCTCCGCATTCGCGTGGGCGATCGCGTGCCGTTGGACGGAAAACTCCTGAGTGAAAAAGCGGCCTTCGATACCGCGGCCCTCACGGGCGAAAGCGTGCCGCGCACCATCGTGAACGATGCGCCGGTGCTTGCGGGCATGATCGCTGCGGACAAGGTGGTGGACATGGAAGTCACCAAACCCTTCGGCGAAAGCAGCCTCGCACGCATACTGGATCTGGTGCAGAACGCCGCCAAGAGCAAGGCACCAACGGAGCTCTTCATCCGCCGCTTCGCACGCATCTACACGCCGATCGTGGTGGCGCTGGCGTTGGGCATCGTGCTGGTGCCGATGGTAATGATACAGCCCTACGTCTTCAACGACTGGTTGTACCGCGCACTCATCTTCTTGGTGATCTCCTGCCCTTGCGCACTGGTCATCAGCATCCCGCTGGGCTATTTCGGTGGCATCGGCGCAGCAAGCCGCAAGGGCATCCTGCTGAAGGGCGGCAACTACCTCGATGTGCTCACCAAGGTGAATACCGTGGTGATGGACAAGACCGGCACGCTTACCGAGGGCGTGTTCGCTGTTCAGGAGGTGAAGCCTGCGGAAAGTACCAGCGCGGAGCAACTGCTCGGCGTGGTGAAGGCCATGGAAGCGCACAGCACGCACCCCATCGCAAAGGCCGTGTTGGAACATCCGCAAGGCGATGCCATGGGCGAGGCCACGAACGTGGAGGAGATCAGCGGCCACGGTATGCGCGGTACGGTGCAGGGCAAGGAGGTGCTGGTGGGCAATGCGCGCCTCTTGAAGAAGTTCAACGTGCCCTACCCGGCGGACGTGGATGTGGTCGAGGATACCATCGTGGTGTGTGCGATCGGCGGCAGCTACGCGGGCTACCTCACCGTGGCCGACAAGGTGAAAGCGGACGCACAGCAGGCGGTGAACGAACTGCGTGCATCGGGTGTGCGCGAGATCGTGATGCTCAGCGGCGACAAGACGGCCATTACGCAGCGCGTCGCGGCCAAGCTGGGCATCCACAAGGCCTTCGGCGACCTGCTGCCCGAGGACAAGGTGGCAAGGATGCGGGAGGTGAAGAAGAACCCTGTGGCCGTGGTGGCCTTCGTGGGCGACGGCATCAATGATGCGCCGGTGCTCGCGCTCAGCGATGTGGGCATCGCCATGGGCGGCCTTGGCAGCGATGTGGCGATCGAGACGGCCGATGTGGTCTTGCAGAACGACAAGCCGAGCAGCATCGCTGAGGCCATCCGCATCGGCAAGGCCACCAAGCGGGTGGTCACACAGAACATCGTGCTCGCTTTCGGGGTGAAGGCTATTGTGCTGGTGCTGGGTGCGGGCGGTTTGGCCACGCTATGGGAAGCCGTCTTCGCCGATGTGGGCGTAGCGCTGCTGGCGATCCTGAACGCGAGCAGAATGCGGTGA
- a CDS encoding type II toxin-antitoxin system HicA family toxin, which produces MRTLSGREVCAILRAHGFEQVRQRGSHIIMQKQVPGSTITVPVPDHKEIRIGTLMSIIRQSGLDRSVFA; this is translated from the coding sequence ATGCGCACGCTGAGCGGGCGCGAGGTCTGCGCCATCCTTCGAGCGCACGGATTCGAGCAGGTGCGGCAGCGCGGCAGTCACATCATCATGCAAAAACAGGTTCCCGGCTCCACTATCACGGTGCCTGTGCCGGACCATAAGGAGATCCGCATCGGCACTTTGATGTCGATCATCCGCCAAAGCGGTTTGGACCGTTCGGTATTCGCCTAG
- a CDS encoding efflux RND transporter periplasmic adaptor subunit — MKTQPISSALQRIPNTLFLLLLTVALAACGGGAASGEEEGHGHGEEEGHGGGSTVTVSPQQFAAIEGKLGKVEMKDLTTALKAVGFLKVPPQNVADITVAMGGTVREVLVQEGDHVNKGQVLATVTDPSIIQLQRDYLDAKARLVYAETELERQTELARANVSAQKTLQQVTAEHASLRASVNAHAEQLRLINIDPEKLTANALRSAAGIVSPIDGTVAHIAVNVGSKVSNDATMFRVVNNSKLHVDLFLYEQDIASVKVGQTIDLSLTNLPGKNYTAVVFAIGSAFERETKTIPVHAEITGDKVGLIDGMGVTGRISVGHATTTAVLTEAIVNMEGKDYVFIRTEGEEEHGHGHDEEPAHKEEPAHKHTEGEAHDRATENKDAHAKGDEHEHDHGAEHAHEAVADSMSFQRIEVKRGTTDGAYTAVTFLQPVDPDAEVVTGGAYYLIAMMNTSEGHEH; from the coding sequence ATGAAAACGCAACCGATCAGCAGCGCTCTTCAGCGCATTCCGAATACGCTCTTTTTGCTCCTGCTCACCGTCGCACTGGCCGCCTGTGGCGGTGGAGCGGCCTCTGGCGAAGAGGAAGGCCATGGCCACGGCGAAGAGGAGGGCCACGGCGGTGGGAGCACCGTCACCGTTTCGCCGCAACAATTCGCCGCCATCGAGGGCAAGCTTGGCAAGGTGGAGATGAAGGACCTCACCACCGCCCTCAAGGCCGTTGGCTTTTTGAAAGTGCCGCCGCAGAACGTGGCCGACATCACCGTGGCCATGGGCGGCACCGTGCGCGAAGTGCTGGTGCAGGAAGGCGACCATGTGAACAAGGGGCAGGTGCTCGCTACGGTCACCGACCCTTCGATCATCCAACTGCAACGCGACTACCTCGATGCGAAAGCACGACTGGTGTACGCCGAAACGGAATTGGAACGCCAGACCGAACTGGCCCGCGCCAACGTGAGCGCGCAGAAGACCCTGCAACAGGTCACGGCGGAACACGCCTCCTTGCGGGCCAGCGTGAACGCCCATGCCGAGCAGTTGCGCCTGATCAACATCGACCCCGAGAAGCTCACTGCCAATGCACTGCGCTCAGCCGCGGGCATCGTAAGCCCCATCGATGGCACCGTGGCGCACATCGCGGTGAACGTGGGAAGCAAGGTGAGCAACGATGCCACCATGTTCCGCGTGGTGAACAACAGCAAGCTCCACGTGGACCTCTTCCTCTACGAACAGGACATCGCCTCCGTGAAGGTGGGCCAGACAATCGACCTCAGCCTTACCAACCTGCCGGGCAAGAACTACACGGCCGTGGTCTTCGCCATCGGCAGCGCTTTCGAACGCGAGACGAAGACGATCCCGGTGCACGCGGAGATCACCGGCGACAAAGTGGGCCTCATCGACGGCATGGGCGTTACCGGGCGCATCAGCGTAGGCCACGCCACCACCACCGCCGTGCTCACCGAGGCCATCGTGAATATGGAGGGCAAGGACTACGTGTTCATCAGGACCGAAGGAGAAGAGGAGCATGGGCATGGGCATGATGAAGAGCCCGCGCACAAGGAGGAACCGGCGCACAAGCACACCGAAGGGGAAGCACACGATCGCGCAACGGAGAACAAGGACGCGCATGCCAAAGGAGACGAGCACGAACATGACCACGGCGCGGAACATGCACACGAGGCCGTGGCCGACAGCATGAGCTTCCAGCGCATCGAAGTGAAGCGTGGAACGACCGATGGCGCGTACACAGCGGTCACCTTCCTGCAACCGGTGGACCCGGACGCCGAAGTGGTGACCGGTGGCGCCTACTACCTGATCGCGATGATGAACACGAGTGAAGGACACGAGCATTAA